catttaaaaaataaagaacgaattcattataaaaaagaaaaaagaaaaaaaaaagaagcaaatgtTTGGAAACACTTTGGTGCAAACTACAAATAGAAATAGTTCTTACCGGTATCCTTTCTCAAGTAGCCAGTTCAAGTACAAACccttttgattgaaaattttaagttagCCACGGATAATAAGCAAGCATCAAAACAACcttaaattcttataaaaattacatTCACCCACGAGTAAGTATACCTCAAACTCTGAATACTTTACAGCCATGGCAGGTAAGAACTCAAACAAAGtcaatgataaagaaaaaaaaaaaaaaaaacttgcaaaaGATAGAATCTGAAAAGTTGTTGTAgccttttatatttaaattgtttagaaaCCAAATCTGaaagtagaaaaagaagaaagaaaagaatatagaGCTACACTAAATgtctttaatttgaaaaaaaaaaaagagaaattggCAAAGTGTACGTGAATTTATAGGTCTTAAAGTATAGGAGTTTTGATTTACAtatttgagtaatgctacatacacaaactattttactacATTTCACAAACTGCTGATATGATCAACTTTTTATTGATTTGCATTTAGGCCTaccattaatattattttttcatttaccaacaaTCATTGGCcatatcagcagtttgtaaaaaaatttgtatttctagcattattcttaCATATGAGTAAGTATAATGGGGGTATTTTAGACAACAAAACATAGTAACTAAACAGGAAAAACCCTTAGTAGTATTgagaaaaaaacatttcctAAATTAATGGCGTGAAATGCATCCGTTATCTTTTCCATAATTAAAGCCAGTATAAAagtatcaaataaaaaagaaaagaaaagaaaccctcTTTATTCATACTTATATAGtcactttcaagtttcaacgcCTGAGCAGTGACCTCCACTCACTGCGAGTCGAAAAGATTCTCTCGCTCTCACTTTCGACAAACCATATTTGTCTgccattattatatttttatcagATAGGGTTTTTAAAAAGATCTGGTCAGTCACACTTCGATCGTCTCGCAAATTATTGCatctcttttgaaactcaaaaaaattaggTGTTATTGTCCATCGTTTTGGTTAattgttacttttatttttttttaagtgtttataatttgattttagtGTTTGTGTGAAAGtgagtttgaattttgaaatcaCAGAGAGCAAAACAGTTAGTTGGATGGAGGGTTTGGTTTTAGAGGAAAAGGACGCTGGTGATTGGGCGTACAGAGGCGAAGGAGCTTGTAATCTTGTTCTTGCTTACACTGGATCCTCTCCCTCCTTTGTAAACAAAAAACACCTTAAATTCTTtgcacaattatttttttacttcaacAACAACAAGCTTTATGTATGTGCTTATGTATGTGTAGATGGGGAAAGTGATGCGGGTACAGAAGGTGCCGCGGCGGGTCGGGTCGCCGGGGAGTCGGTGCCCGACGGCGTTGAGTGAGAATGAGCGGGTTTTGTGGAAGGAGATAGACGGCATCGATTCGTGCCCTAACAAAGAAATTGCTGCCCAACTCTATGTGGAACACGTTATGTCTCCGctattaggttctaaatatgTTGACTCTGGGGTATGCTCTcaccttttttgttttgtttggcaAGTGAGAGTGGTTATTAGTGGgtataattgtataaatttacaagttttttatttagtaaTAACGGTATAAATTTATGTATCCTGAGGATAAAGGAATGGTGGTTGTTGCATATGAAGAaggagaaataattttaaaaaattaaaaaaagaaattgatattttaataaaatgtagtgtaaaatagataatttgatgtgttgtttttttaaaagtgagtatgtaaaatagaaaaagtaggttatTATGCTAAagtagaccaaaaaaaaaaattgcatgagcTGGTGTGAATTctctaaaaatagattttacaGCCAAAcgtgtttttaatttaaatgggTCTGTCGACTACTATAAGGACAATGTGCCCTTTTGTTATGCTCTACTACATTTTAACCAgcctaaaataaaagaattccccccccccccccccccccccaactttCTGTTTAAAATGATGctgttttttaataaattaacagCAAGATTCTACTAGCATATTGACATTGATGTAATACTCGATGGAGTAAATTGTATGTTTCATAGTCAACGGACTGATTTAGTGCTCGTTTGGCATTGTGAAGAATGTGAAGTAGAGTTTTAACTGAAAAGTGCTTTAGTATTTTGACTGCGTGCCAAATTACATGCTCTATAGTTCTAGATTCATAAAGCATATAGAGAATTGTAgagttttttttggatagatgcTCCAAATTTAGCAGCTTTAAAGGGAACCCTTTAGCTCTTTTTTAGTGGTTTGGGGAATTTTTGGCTTAAAGTGCTTGTTAGTGCAAAAAACTCTTTATGGCAGACTCTTAGAAATGATCCCAAACTTAAAGGATGTAATATGCCCTAGGAAGCACGGACACTTCATTTAGGGTGTTGTACCCATGTCATACCGGTGTCTTACTGACcattttatgttataatttttcaaaaattgctcgtGCTACCATATCGTACCCGTGTTTGTGTCCGTGCTTCCTAGAATATGCCTAATTTGACTAATGATGCAAATGTGGTATAGGTGAACTTATTGATTTGCTTAAATGTTGTGTATCTGCATTTTCCTATCAGTTGGAGCAGTTTATTGTGGACTACCTGGAAATTAGCACGTGGTTTGTATGTTATGTGTTGCTATGGTTGATTTTGATCCTttatagaaaagaaaggaaaattagAATTAGATTGGCTATGTTGATATTAGGATTTTCAAAACTATATTAGATTGGATTGTTTTAAGGGAAAATGGTTTGACGCTTGGGAACATTTTGAAATTACTAGTGTTAGTTGAAGTTTTCTGACCTTGGCTTGGTTCGAATATGGCAGATGCGTGTCCTTGTATCTAGGGAATTCCTGGAGTCAATTGAGAAGAACATTCTATGTGAGCGTCCTGCTTGGCGAGTTGATGCTGCCAAGGTTGATACAGATTGTGATTCTGCGCTCCTTATGAGTGATCATTCGCTTTTTCCTGGTAATTTCTGTCTCTTAGAATTTGGTCGAATAATTATCCTGCACTTAGTTACAATTTCTGTGTCACACTGAAATATTTACAGGTGTGCATCTCACACAAGTATCACACTTAGCAAGCATGTAAAAAGGATCTTAGCTTTGAAACCTTAGCttattcaaaaatcaaatggtTACCTTACTAATATATTTTAATCTCAATTCAAATCCAGCTAATGATTTTTTCATGCTTGTTTTAGTTGCTATTATTTAAAGCTAGCCCATTCCCTTatattttcacttaaaatttatttggtaAAAAACATGCAGCCCCATTAGATGGTGAGTTGCAAGATATTTGATAAATACCAatttgtcccaaaagtttaagagAAATGCTGAATTTAAtctttaaccattattctaacattCTCTCTCACGTGTGGGCCTAAACTCCCCTTTAATAAGTGGGGCCCAGCATGTGAgatttttagcattttaaatgggaggtaggaTGAAAATAGAGATCGAGCTTAGGATCTTGTGCTTTGATATCATGATAAATTATTGATTGTccaaaatggtgaatttaatcattaaaccataattctaacaatatTCATGTTTCAAAATAGACAACTGTTGAAGAAGGATTGCAGGATTAAAATTCGTTAGAAGATCATGCTACCATGCATGTAGGAATTTCTAGCACttgcacttttttttgttgggggaatcttattaccaaaaaaaaagaaaagagaaaagatatACAAGAAGGCTCAATATACCCATTAGAGGCCCCTAATCCCTAGCGCGCACAAATACAACCCCTCACAACCCTAGAGGACTAGGCCATCTGTCCCACATTTTGAATACAACTCTCAACCCCAAGAGGTTAGGGAACCAAAAGAGTAAAATCAGAAGTACCTATAAAATTTACCACTcacacatataaaaaaatatagcatCACAATGGTTAATGTAATTAATTTGGTCATTAATCACTATCTCGTGTTCTAGGCAGCCACCCGGATGGAAATTCTGATAGGAATTGTATACTGCCAATGGGTGGGCACCTGATTTCTTCTTAGAATTGTAATGTGTTAAACAGCTATTTTGATCTTCAAATCAAGCACCGAAATCTCCTTGATAATCTGCATTGTGATTATGTCATTTAGtataatatttaaagaaaaagagtgGTAGTTAATTCTTCTTTTTCCATGTTAGGTACTCTCAAAGGTGTACCCTGTATATCTGTTGAGATAAAGGTGCACTCCCttactatttaaaaaagaaattatatttcataatggtgttaattttttttagtgactCTTGAATGATACTTTCAAATTTAATGCTAATTAATTTAGTTCATTTCTTTTTGTTCCATTTTCCCAAAAGTAGCCCAAATGTGGATTTCTCCCTtgttcaaaattcatatctgaAGGAAATGCTGTTAAACGGAGCATAACTCGGTTCAGAATGCACCAAACCCTGAAGTTGCATCAAGGAGAGGTACTCACTCCTCCCCTCAACcacaaccaccccccccccccccccccccccccaaaaaaaaaaaaaaaaaatctggttcCCTCCTTTTGTAATGGTGCTGTTGGGGTCGAGTTAGTTTGTGTCAAACCTGTATTTGTGTTTGATCCAATGGGTCAGATACCACTTTCGAAATTTGtgcactttctttctttttcttatgctTTTAAGACTCTGACCCActccatttttttattacagATATCAGAATTAAGTGAATACAATCCTCTCGATCTGTTCTCCAAGTCTGAGGGCAAAATACACAAAGCTATCAATGATCTCTTTACCACGCCACAGAATAATTTCCGGGTATTTTTGAATGGTTCTCTCATATTTGGGGGCTTGGGTGGTGGTGCAGACAGTACTAATGTTGTGACTAGTGAAGCATTTGAAGATGCACTCAAGCCTGTCATTAGGGCAGATAGTGGCCTGCGCACAAAGAATTTCCTACAGCTTGTTTCCGAGACAGTTTATAAGTCTGGAATACTGGATCAGCTTCTTGAGGTCCAGAAGCTTGACAAATTTGACATAGAAGGAGCAATTCATGCTTATTATGACATTATTTCTGAGTCTTGTCCAGTATGTGGAGAATTGGGTGAAGAAGAAGTATCACATAGATATACctctttgcattccattccTATGGATGAAAGCTTGAAGATTGTGAAGGACTATTTGGTAGCTGCAACTGCAAAGGACTGTAGTCTGATGATTAGTTTTAGACCAAGGGCAGATGGGGATTTGGGATCTCCATATAATGTACACCTAGAGTCAACCAACCAAACTTTTGATTACAAGGTAGGTGGCTCTTGACATATGAGGATTTCATATTAGGCCAGTCTTGCGTCTTATTATCATGATGTCCTGaaaattccttttattttattattgccCAGGAGAAGTGGAATTATTGAGAAAATTGATATCAGGGCCAAAAGTTTGGAATTATATGATTtcttaaaaatcataattaaaatcaaattgtttCTAACATATTAAATAAGTAAATTTCCAAGTTGAAAAATGAATTTCTCAACTACAAGCTGTCATTTTTCATGACATTGATGTCTTACTTGAGTTGCAATTTTCTAGGCATCTTTCATTGACCTGGATTTGAAACCTTTGAAGAAGATGGGCAAATATTATGAGTTAGACAAGAAGATAGTCAGATGCTATACTAAAGATGGTGGTCACAAAACAAGAAGCAGATGAAGCCACAAGCATGGAGGCTTATACTActaataaagataaaataaaatgccaTGGAGGATAATTTCCTGCTGAAGATTCTATTGGTAAGTGCAAGTAGTTTGATAGGGCATTCTTTTACGCAACTGTTATTATGTTTGTAGTGGTGCAGGTGAGAACTGCTCATTTCATCCTGTGGTTGAGGCAATCAGATTTTCctttataaaatgtttttcttttgtattcttTTCATGGAAATTTACACTTAATATTAGTTGcgttttttcttcctctcttccccCTTCCCTTTTGTGCCATGCTGCCACACGAAGGATTTATAATACTAGTCAAAGTTAAATCTCCATAATGATCTTTGTTTCTAGTGTTTGCATCTTGGGCATTGGTGCAGGAGGAAGTTTATTTGGTTAAGAATGCGAAACCCCCGTTTTCcaatccttttattttatgtattgcAGAGCGCCTTTGATTGGAATTTTATTGTTGCATGCAACATTCTGTCCATACTTTAGATTTGATGCTCATAGATGGGTTACTATCTTGACTGTATTATTCCTACCAAAATAGTCTAGAATTTCTTTGTGATTTGTCAAGAAATGCTGTAGTTATATAATTGTCAATCAGTTTTGTAGTGCATCAAAGAGCTTACCATGAAGATGCATTAGAAAGATTGATTATGTTGCATCTAAATGCATGCctatattttgtaattgtattaaCATATATGGTTTCCTTATTATATTTGATGAGGGCTTAATTAGACCAGAGAAGAAAGTGACAGAACAGTTTTTGGGCTTGACAGGGAAAGTGATATATCAGCTACTTCAGTGCCATTCCATCCATGCTCACATGTCCTATAAATGCATACAGCTGGATTCCATATTGACCATGCCATGTagaaatttagaaaaaattgatttactGTTTTAGGTGGACCTCTTTTTGAAGTAAAACAATTTAACTTGAAACAGCCCTGCAAACCCAAATTGAATGAAGTTCTAGATGGAATGGTTTAAAATCAGTTTGGAGGAACTGCTTATTCAAATACTCAAACCTCCTTTTGGGCCTAGGGTCAAGGCCAAATGTGCCTGGGATGGTGTATGTGCAAGTTTTACTGGACCTTTTGACTGGTCATGGTGGCAGAGCACAAAGGAAAATTGCCTAGATTGTAGAAAGGTGATGCTTTAGGTTTTTAGTTTTAGATGCCCTTGTGTTTGAGGTATTTTACTTTTGCCACCATGGGAGCATACATTGGAACCCTGCTGCCATTTATGGTTTTGATATCGTTCAAATGATTCAATTCTCTTGCATCTGTTTATATTAAGGACAGTTTAAAATTTCTATGGAAAATCTAAACTCTAATAACAATGCATCTTAAGCATGAAGTAGTTCATTTCATCACTTATTTCATATTTCTTAAAGCTGgttaaattttacaacattcctttttttttctttagttgggtaaatatttttagaatgttCCTACAATTgtatattgttttcttttgagCTTTTACGAAATAATTTGTGGGCATTTTGAGGTATTGTTTCTTAAACAATTGTCTAAGTTTAAAGATTCCCAATATTTCTGGAAAAGCTTGAAATGAATATTGTGGGCAGTAAGATTGAAAGAATATCCCTGTTGGGTCTCAGATTGGGGGTACAATAGTTTATGTTTCTAACTGCATTTTCAACTGTCCATTTTTACAGAGCACATTATTGATTATACTGAGGAATCAGTTAGCCTGACAGGAGCTGCAGTTAATATAAAAGGCTCTGTGCACTGTGGTTGAGCAGTTTTGGTACTTTAAATCAGCCTAGTTGAACGTGCGGTCCAGTTTGTTGGCTGCAGCTTGGCTGAACCATGTGCTCAACAACGAGTTCCTGAGCTGTGAAAaggtctctctatctctctctctctctctctctctctctcaacacgACCCACTCAACATGATGTATTTAAAACTTAGAGCTAAAGTTCCAGATACGACCAAAATTAGGTCCTGCAGGTAGGCCAAGTTGTGCCCATTCGGCTGAATTGAGAAGCTGAGCATTAAAGGCCTTATGCCCCATCGTTTGACGATGTGTAATATgtcttttcacataaatttttcacaaaacatcctaaGCTCAAGCAATGCAATAATATCTAGATCGATGGttcaaaaaagcaaaaaaataaaaaataaaaaataaaaataaaaataactcgTATCACTTTTCATGTCTGTAGCAGCCATATATGTCAACATTTTGTATTACCCGTGCAATGCTTTCCTTTAGCAGCCTAAGATAGCTTTCACATATGTTGGCTGAAGTGATTTTTATCGAGGAGTAATCCTTAGGTATTCTTGGAGCACAGTGAATAGTACTTTCTCCTCTTACATTCATGGAAAGAatccactcattaaattcaCAATGCTCTaggagtacctaagaattttcctttatcaagGAGT
This DNA window, taken from Quercus robur chromosome 2, dhQueRobu3.1, whole genome shotgun sequence, encodes the following:
- the LOC126712288 gene encoding LOW QUALITY PROTEIN: inositol-pentakisphosphate 2-kinase-like (The sequence of the model RefSeq protein was modified relative to this genomic sequence to represent the inferred CDS: deleted 1 base in 1 codon) — protein: MEGLVLEEKDAGDWAYRGEGACNLVLAYTGSSPSFMGKVMRVQKVPRRVGSPGSRCPTALSENERVLWKEIDGIDSCPNKEIAAQLYVEHVMSPLLGSKYVDSGMRVLVSREFLESIEKNILCERPAWRVDAAKVDTDCDSALLMSDHSLFPGTLKGVPCISVEIKPKCGFLPCSKFISEGNAVKRSITRFRMHQTLKLHQGEISELSEYNPLDLFSKSEGKIHKAINDLFTTPQNNFRVFLNGSLIFGGLGGGADSTNVVTSEAFEDALKPVIRADSGLRTKNFLQLVSETVYKSGILDQLLEVQKLDKFDIEGAIHAYYDIISESCPVCGELGEEEVSHRYTSLHSIPMDESLKIVKDYLVAATAKDCSLMISFRPRADGDLGSPYNVHLESTNQTFDYKASFIDLDLKPLKKMGKYYELDKKIVRCYTKMVVTKQEADEATSMEAYTTNKDKIKCHGG